The Pelmatolapia mariae isolate MD_Pm_ZW linkage group LG10_11, Pm_UMD_F_2, whole genome shotgun sequence genome includes a region encoding these proteins:
- the rpl18 gene encoding 60S ribosomal protein L18, producing MGVDIRHNKDRKVHRKEPKSQDIYLRLLVKLYRFLARRSNAPFNRVVLRRLFMSRTNRPPIAVSRLIRKMKLPGRENKIAVVVGTVTDDVRIQDIPKLKICALRVTDGARRRILKAGGQVMTFDQLALASPKGQGTVLLSGPRKAREVYRHFGKAPGTPHSHTKPYVRSKGRKFERARGRRASCGYKN from the exons ATG GGAGTCGACATCAGGCACAACAAGGACCGTAAGGTGCACAGGAAGGAGCCAAAGAGCCAGGATATCTATCTGAGGCTCCTGGTCAAG TTGTACAGGTTCTTGGCCCGCCGCTCCAATGCTCCCTTCAACAGGGTCGTCCTGAGGAGGCTGTTCATGAGCAGAACCAACAGGCCTCCCATTGCTGTCTCCCGCCTA ATCCGTAAGATGAAGCTTCCCGGCCGTGAGAACAAAATCGCTGTCGTCGTGGGAACAGTCACTGATGATGTCAGGATTCAGGATATCCCCAAGCTCAAG ATTTGTGCTCTGAGGGTGACTGATGGTGCCCGCCGTAGGATCCTGAAGGCAGGAGGTCAGGTGATGACCTTCGACCAGCTGGCTTTGGCTTCTCCCAAAGGACAAGGCACGGTGCTGCTGTCAG GACCCCGTAAAGCCAGAGAGGTTTACAGGCACTTTGGAAAGGCTCCTGGAACCCCTCACAGCCACACCAA GCCCTACGTCCGCTCCAAGGGCAGGAAGTTCGAGAGAGCCCGTGGTCGCAGAGCCAGCTGCGGCTACAAGAACTAA
- the sphk2 gene encoding sphingosine kinase 2, with protein sequence MRSPEPSSPSPAEALLHGQFASWGTSSNNNSSPNSPGGSGGLSPAAPPTPASASNYALTLTHTHIHIQRLSPRPGKEARLLLPLLELVGCSCPRSPAPPLLVLYWYPPGKRRKGVSRRRQVRAYLAESRAEAERWSAAVQCLLRGVTVTANTEFSRSLLPRPRRLLLLVNPYSGRGQAMQWCQTHILPMIRESNISYNLIQTERQNHARELIREISLPEWDGIIIVSGDGLLHEVINGLMERSDWEQAIKTPVGILPCGSGNALAGSINHHAGYDMCLREPLLLNCCFLLCRGGVRPMDLVSVTTSPAPSNNNRASAPRRLFSFLSVAWGFVSDVDIESERYRGLGSARFTLGTLVRIASLRSYKGRLSFLPPSVVTTSPDATPPPPRRPLSRSITEGLEGFCRTPIHRTCSDMGISEQRSLRRGEGEREKEERQKERERRRERARGGGTGVVRASSLAEDREREGQMEMEAEEERSGTCSERSGTSSESNERDECSMGREERLERIKDEREDDGTAEQYSEEIEEDDRGKDGEGSSGSVEGEGVLHARELGESYGVVMGREADEEPEDGVTHQDCLHETRQAVRKNSAPSSQIAEALRNQPLSQEADADSGTSNGVDDIDLNGTYYQKDSYALDVARERALTISSPFRHSPFSYKAKTLDKNQNASRPRPLSLLQHSQTNSLPPKLSSLSLSLSPTPPSSPSCASPHSSSYLAPRPNTPNSTSPSPSLRTPSSSFNFDIAEPAGPFKNRPSFSLPLNLPRDDLLPPLDQPLPTRDWITIEGDFVLVLALYQTHLGADLFAAPQARFDDGLIHLTFVRAGISRATLLRLFFAMERGTHHSVSSPYVSHVTCKAFRLQPLSARGTLTVDGELVPYGPLQAQIHPSMARLIVGDSGERITRF encoded by the exons ATGCGATCCCCAGAACCTTCCTCACCTTCTCCAGCAGAAGCTCTCCTTCATGGCCAGTTTGCCAGCTGGGGAACAAGCAGCAACAATAACAGTAGTCCCAACAGCCCCGGTGGTTCAGGAGGGCTGTCCCCAGCTGCTCCTCCAACTCCAGCTTCGGCATCCAACTACGCCCTGACCCTCACCCACACCCACATACATATACAACGCCTGTCCCCCCGGCCTGGAAAAGAAGCTCGTCTCCTGCTACCCTTATTAGAGTTGGTGGGGTGCAGCTGCCCCCGGTCCCCTGCTCCCCCTCTGCTGGTGCTGTACTGGTACCCACCAGGAAAACGAAGGAAAGGGGTGTCCCGGCGCAGGCAGGTGAGGGCCTATCTGGCAGAAAGCAGAGCTGAAGCTGAGAGGTGGTCGGCTGCTGTACAGTGTCTACTTAGAGGTGTGACCGTCACTGCTAACacag AATTTTCAAGAAGTCTGCTACCTCGTCCCAGGCGACTACTGTTATTGGTCAATCCCTACAGTGGAAGAGGCCAGGCAATGCAGTGGTGTCAGACCCACATCCTGCCAATGATTAGAGAGTCCAACATCAGCTACAACCTTATACAGACAG AACGCCAGAACCATGCCAGAGAGCTCATCAGAGAGATATCACTCCCAGAGTGGGATGGCATCATCATTGTTTCTGGGGATGGTCTGCTGCATGAG GTAATTAATGGGCTGATGGAGCGCTCAGACTGGGAACAAGCAATAAAAACACCTGTCGGGATTCTACCCTGCGGCTCTGGGAATGCACTGGCTGGCTCCATCAATCACCACGCAGG GTATGACATGTGCCTTCGAGAGCCCCTCCTTTTGAACTGCTGCTTTTTGCTCTGTCGAGGCGGAGTCCGACCCATGGACCTGGTCTCTGTGACAACAAGCCCCGCCCCTTCCAACAACAACCGTGCTTCAGCACCCAGGAGactgttttcctttctttctgttGCCTGGGGCTTTGTGTCCGATGTGGACATTGAGAGTGAGAG GTATCGTGGTCTTGGCTCAGCTCGCTTCACCCTGGGCACATTAGTGCGCATAGCTTCTCTACGATCCTACAAGGGTCGTCTCTCCTTCCTACCACCCTCTGTTGTCACCACATCACCAGATGCCACACCTCCTCCACCAAGGAGACCGCTCTCCCGCAGTATCACAGAAGGCCTGGAGGGCTTCTGCCGCACGCCTATCCATCGCACCTGCTCTGATATGGGCATCAGTGAACAGAGGAGCTTGCGCAGgggtgagggagagagggaaaaagaagAGAGGCAAAAGGAAAGGGAGAGAAGAAGGGAGAGGGCCAGGGGAggaggaactggtgtggtgagGGCAAGCAGTCTGgcagaagacagagagagggagggacagATGGAGATGgaagcagaggaggagaggTCAGGGACTTGTTCAGAGAGATCAGGGACAAGTTCAGAATCAAATGAAAGGGATGAATGCAGTATGGGAAGGGAAGAAAGGCTGGAGAGGATCAAGGATGAAAGGGAAGATGATGGAACAGCAGAGCAATACTCAGAGGAGATTGAGGAAGATGATAGAGGTAAGGACGGGGAAGGGAGCAGTGGTTCTGTAGAAGGAGAGGGAGTGTTGCATGCGAGAGAGCTGGGAGAGAGCTATGGGGTTGTCATGGGGCGAGAGGCAGATGAAGAGCCAGAGGATGGCGTCACCCACCAGGATTGCCTTCATGAGACCAGGCAGGCAGTGAGAAAGAATTCAGCCCCTTCGAGCCAGATAGCCGAAGCTCTCCGCAACCAGCCTCTCAGTCAGGAGGCTGATGCAGATTCAGGCACTTCAAATGGCGTCGATGATATTGATCTGAATGGAACTTACTACCAGAAAGATTCATACGCACTGGATGTCGCTCGTGAGCGAGCTTTGACGATCTCCTCTCCCTTTCGTCATTCTCCCTTCTCTTACAAGGCCAAAACCCTGGACAAAAACCAAAACGCCTCCCGGCCAAGGCCCCTCTCCCTCCTTCAGCACTCCCAGACAAATTCCCTCCCACCTAAACTcagctctctctccctgtctcttTCTCCCACACCCCCCTCATCTCCTTCTTGTGCCTCCCCACACTCATCATCCTACCTCGCTCCTCGTCCTAACACCCCAAATTCCACATCACCCTCGCCCTCTTTACGCACGCCATCCTCTTCTTTTAACTTTGACATTGCTGAACCAGCAGGACCCTTCAAGAACCGTCCATCATTCTCGCTGCCTTTAAATCTACCAAGGGATGACTTGTTACCCCCTCTCGACCAGCCCCTTCCCACTCGAGACTGGATCACCATTGAAGGGGACTTTGTCCTGGTCCTGGCCCTTTATCAGACCCACCTTGGGGCTGATCTTTTTGCTGCACCCCAGGCCAGGTTTGACGATGGGCTGATCCATCTGACTTTTGTGCGAGCAGGGATTTCTAGAGCAACTCTACTGAGACTTTTCTTTGCCATGGAAAGAGGAACCCACCACTCTGTCAGCTCTCCATATGTGAGCCACGTTACCTGTAAAGCATTCAGGCTGCAGCCTCTGTCGGCACGAGGAACACTCACTGTGGACGGAGAGCTTGTGCCCTACGGCCCGCTTCAAGCGCAg ATCCATCCTTCCATGGCCCGTCTCATTGTTGGAGACTCTGGAGAGAGGATTACCAGATTCTAA